In a genomic window of Thiosocius teredinicola:
- the hemN gene encoding oxygen-independent coproporphyrinogen III oxidase, producing MQQTLVLDQDLIKRYDQSGPRYTSYPTAVQFHDGFGPQQYRAAAEASNASGRPLSLYFHIPFCDTVCFYCACNKVATKDRTRAQPYLDRVYRELAMQGELFDRSRPVEQLHWGGGTPTFISHDQMRELMTKTGRHFQLLDDDSGEYSIEIDPREVTDETIGLLREIGFNRMSLGLQDLDPAVQKAVNRIQTAEQTFGALTAARREGFRSISMDLIYGLPLQTADSFIATLDRVLEAEPERLSVFNYAHLPERFKPQRRINEDELPSAEQKLEILQQVGEHLAKAGYVYIGMDHFARPDDELAVAQREGHLYRNFQGYSTHAHCDLVALGVTSIGLVGNTYAQNVRTLDEYYARIDAGELAVFRGIELSRDDELRRDVITDLICNFALDMARVGKRWDIQFDDYFRGELERLHGMAKDGLLTIDGGRIEVMPAGRLLIRNICMVFDHYLGADGQTTRFSKVI from the coding sequence ATGCAACAGACACTCGTTCTCGATCAGGATCTGATCAAGCGTTACGACCAGTCCGGCCCGCGTTACACCTCGTACCCGACCGCGGTGCAGTTCCACGACGGATTCGGGCCGCAGCAATACCGCGCTGCCGCCGAGGCCAGTAATGCCAGCGGCCGACCCTTGTCGCTGTATTTCCACATCCCGTTCTGCGACACCGTGTGTTTCTACTGCGCCTGCAACAAGGTGGCGACCAAGGACCGCACGCGTGCGCAGCCGTATCTCGACCGCGTGTATCGCGAGCTGGCGATGCAGGGCGAACTGTTCGACCGCAGCCGCCCGGTGGAGCAGCTGCACTGGGGCGGCGGTACGCCGACCTTCATCAGCCACGACCAGATGCGCGAGTTGATGACCAAGACCGGCCGTCACTTCCAGTTACTGGACGACGACAGCGGTGAGTATTCGATCGAGATCGATCCACGCGAGGTGACCGACGAGACCATCGGACTGCTGCGTGAGATCGGCTTCAACCGCATGAGCCTGGGTCTGCAAGACCTCGATCCGGCAGTGCAGAAAGCGGTCAACCGCATTCAGACGGCCGAGCAGACCTTCGGCGCCTTGACCGCGGCGCGGCGCGAAGGCTTCCGCTCGATCAGCATGGACCTGATCTACGGCCTGCCACTGCAGACGGCAGATTCTTTCATCGCAACATTGGATCGGGTGCTCGAAGCCGAGCCCGAACGGCTGTCGGTATTCAATTACGCGCATCTTCCCGAACGCTTCAAGCCGCAGCGGCGGATCAACGAAGACGAGCTGCCGTCAGCAGAACAGAAGCTCGAGATCCTGCAGCAGGTGGGCGAGCATCTGGCCAAGGCAGGTTATGTCTATATCGGTATGGATCACTTCGCCCGACCGGACGACGAGCTCGCCGTGGCGCAACGCGAAGGTCACCTGTATCGCAACTTCCAGGGTTATTCGACACATGCGCACTGTGACCTGGTTGCCCTGGGGGTGACATCTATCGGACTGGTTGGCAACACCTACGCGCAAAACGTACGCACGCTCGACGAATACTATGCACGCATTGATGCCGGCGAGCTGGCCGTATTCCGCGGCATCGAGTTGAGTCGCGACGACGAACTGCGGCGCGATGTGATCACCGACCTGATCTGCAACTTCGCGCTCGACATGGCCCGCGTCGGCAAGCGATGGGATATTCAGTTCGACGACTATTTCCGTGGCGAGCTCGAACGCCTGCACGGCATGGCAAAAGACGGTCTGCTCACTATTGACGGCGGACGCATCGAGGTGATGCCGGCAGGGCGCTTGTTGATCCGCAACATCTGCATGGTGTTCGACCATTACCTCGGTGCCGACGGCCAGACGACGCGCTTCTCCAAGGTTATCTAA
- a CDS encoding general secretion pathway protein GspF, translating to MSLHRARSAEEYAEWVKQAVFEVGDLKDCLLYEMEDLQRFPAFIEPLEEGVQQVYDAMLSGSYQFGREDLAFMDVVRRYEDQIPFHTLLKQINETHRKGLDVPDEG from the coding sequence ATGAGTCTGCACCGCGCACGCAGTGCCGAAGAGTATGCGGAATGGGTCAAACAGGCCGTGTTCGAGGTGGGTGATCTGAAAGACTGCCTGCTGTACGAAATGGAAGACCTGCAGCGTTTCCCGGCGTTTATCGAACCGCTCGAGGAAGGAGTGCAACAGGTCTACGATGCGATGCTATCGGGCAGCTACCAGTTCGGCCGCGAAGACCTGGCTTTTATGGACGTGGTGCGTCGCTACGAAGACCAGATTCCCTTTCATACGCTGCTCAAACAGATCAACGAAACGCATCGAAAAGGTCTGGATGTGCCCGACGAGGGCTGA
- the prmB gene encoding 50S ribosomal protein L3 N(5)-glutamine methyltransferase: MQSPQQHELITLRDWIRWGASRFNEAGLFYGHGTDNAIDEALALVLHSLHLDHDLPADYLNARVTGDEAARIEGLFTERVDLRVPAAYLIGEARFAGLKFFVDENVLIPRSPIAELIEEGFQPWLDADHVGSVLDLCCGSGCIGIACAYAFPNALVDLGDISQAALDVAARNIERHQLDNRVRALHADVFDGLDGERYDLIVSNPPYVSTREMATLPAEYRHEPELGLEAGDDGMDVVARILAGAADYLQPGGIIVIEVGASADLLMARYPDVPFLWLDFERGGDGVFLLTAEQVNEYREQFEESLA, translated from the coding sequence ATGCAGAGTCCTCAACAACATGAACTGATAACACTACGGGATTGGATCCGTTGGGGCGCCAGTCGGTTCAATGAGGCCGGTCTTTTCTACGGACACGGCACCGACAACGCGATCGACGAAGCGCTCGCGCTGGTGCTGCATTCGCTGCACCTGGATCACGATCTGCCGGCGGACTATCTCAATGCACGTGTCACCGGCGATGAGGCGGCGCGCATCGAAGGGCTGTTTACCGAGCGCGTCGATCTGCGCGTACCGGCGGCCTACCTGATCGGCGAGGCGCGTTTTGCCGGGCTGAAATTCTTCGTCGATGAAAACGTGCTGATCCCGCGGTCGCCGATCGCCGAGTTGATCGAGGAAGGCTTTCAACCGTGGCTGGATGCCGATCACGTCGGCAGCGTGTTGGACCTGTGCTGCGGCAGTGGCTGCATCGGTATCGCCTGCGCTTATGCCTTTCCGAACGCCCTGGTGGATCTCGGCGACATCTCGCAGGCCGCGCTCGACGTGGCGGCGCGCAATATCGAACGCCACCAACTCGATAACCGGGTGCGTGCGCTGCACGCCGACGTGTTCGATGGGCTCGACGGCGAGCGCTACGATCTGATCGTCAGCAATCCGCCGTACGTCAGCACCCGCGAGATGGCGACCTTGCCGGCAGAGTACCGGCATGAGCCGGAGCTCGGCCTCGAAGCAGGCGACGACGGTATGGATGTCGTCGCGCGCATCCTGGCGGGAGCCGCCGATTACCTTCAGCCCGGTGGTATCATCGTGATCGAAGTCGGCGCCAGTGCCGATCTGCTGATGGCTCGCTATCCCGATGTGCCGTTTTTGTGGCTGGATTTCGAGCGCGGCGGCGACGGGGTGTTCCTGCTGACCGCCGAGCAGGTGAACGAGTATCGTGAGCAATTCGAGGAGAGCCTGGCATGA
- a CDS encoding sensor histidine kinase — MPKIFHSLKLQIIVAIAVLTALFAASTLYSLHVIDQQHSDDVLVQLAGRVHFNQQHLTVQAMRYRENAPRDYPSYYRDLRLYFEDLKKTRTELDQLITAFANNRFDASLTGRHMAMQPHLPPESHAVAGQLAAEWESFMQQFDERIGPDKDEPRLEWAAELIGEQNETLEKISQTLMSTLKKDVEARAQWAYMVNRLLLGAALLVSVGIAVWFYRGVMAPMTTTVEGFKQVANGDFSHRVPVLRNNEIGWLASAFNHLATRMDGLRKLLTRLEQGADLEGTLKTLSETLPPLIPVDWIGVLIIAPGGDIYLEKAYSDGKPEPIGRLRFHPDQTLLEECINTSEPLHIPDVRETSQLSESYVFLRKLAELGRRDAIFLPISNSAGVHGVAVFASRYPNNYRTEHLALLRNLGVLVGISLGRTIQLVENARLATIGQFASGIVHEIRNPLATIGLALEHFEGLDGLPQGAQKRLTLASNEVARLERLLADILLYAKPMTLQREIQDVCSIVSETISADDEHHERTLFEVNPCPPIPVDADRLRQVLINLVNNARQASPPGEPIRISCATIGDSWVEITIANAGEPIPPKTLERVFEPFFTSRTHGTGLGLPISQRIVAAHGGEIELKSDEGGTRAVVRLPTEAGAEESTLFDQAALDAESA, encoded by the coding sequence TTGCCGAAAATCTTCCACTCTCTGAAACTGCAGATCATTGTCGCAATCGCTGTGCTGACCGCGCTGTTTGCCGCCTCCACGCTGTATTCCCTGCATGTGATCGACCAGCAGCACAGTGACGACGTGCTGGTTCAGCTCGCCGGCCGGGTGCATTTCAATCAGCAACACCTGACCGTACAAGCGATGCGCTACCGCGAGAACGCACCGCGCGACTATCCCAGCTACTACCGCGACCTGCGGCTGTACTTCGAAGATCTGAAAAAGACCCGCACCGAACTCGATCAACTGATCACTGCGTTCGCCAACAACCGCTTCGACGCGTCGCTGACCGGGCGGCACATGGCGATGCAGCCGCACCTGCCGCCCGAATCGCACGCCGTCGCCGGGCAGCTCGCGGCGGAATGGGAGAGTTTCATGCAGCAGTTCGATGAGCGCATCGGGCCGGACAAGGACGAACCCCGTCTCGAGTGGGCGGCGGAATTGATCGGTGAGCAGAACGAGACGTTGGAAAAGATCTCGCAGACGCTGATGTCGACACTCAAGAAAGACGTCGAGGCCCGCGCACAATGGGCCTACATGGTAAACCGCCTGCTGCTCGGCGCGGCGCTGCTGGTATCGGTCGGCATCGCCGTCTGGTTCTATCGCGGTGTCATGGCGCCGATGACGACCACCGTCGAGGGCTTTAAGCAGGTCGCCAACGGTGATTTCTCGCACCGCGTACCGGTGCTGCGTAACAACGAAATCGGCTGGCTGGCGAGCGCCTTCAACCACCTCGCGACCCGCATGGATGGCCTACGCAAATTGTTGACCCGCCTTGAACAGGGCGCCGATCTCGAGGGCACGTTGAAAACCCTGTCGGAGACGCTGCCACCGTTGATACCCGTCGACTGGATCGGCGTATTGATCATCGCGCCGGGCGGCGATATCTATCTCGAGAAGGCGTACAGCGACGGCAAGCCCGAACCGATCGGGCGGCTGCGCTTTCACCCCGATCAGACGCTGCTCGAAGAGTGCATCAACACCAGCGAACCGCTGCACATCCCCGATGTCCGCGAGACCTCGCAACTCTCCGAAAGCTATGTCTTCCTACGCAAACTGGCAGAACTGGGCAGGCGCGATGCGATCTTTCTGCCGATCAGTAACAGCGCCGGTGTGCACGGGGTTGCGGTGTTTGCCAGCCGCTACCCAAACAACTACCGTACCGAACACCTTGCCTTGTTGCGTAACCTCGGCGTGCTCGTCGGCATCAGCCTGGGCCGCACCATCCAGCTTGTCGAAAACGCACGCCTGGCGACCATCGGTCAATTCGCATCCGGCATCGTGCACGAGATTCGCAATCCGCTGGCGACTATCGGTTTGGCGCTGGAGCATTTCGAGGGGCTCGACGGCCTGCCGCAAGGCGCGCAGAAACGGCTGACGCTCGCATCGAATGAGGTCGCCCGCCTGGAACGGTTACTGGCCGACATACTGCTGTACGCCAAGCCGATGACACTGCAGCGCGAGATACAGGACGTATGCAGCATCGTCAGCGAAACCATCAGTGCCGATGACGAGCACCACGAACGCACCTTGTTCGAAGTGAATCCCTGCCCGCCGATCCCCGTCGACGCCGACCGCTTGCGGCAGGTGCTCATCAACCTGGTAAACAATGCCAGACAGGCCAGCCCGCCGGGCGAGCCGATAAGAATCAGTTGCGCCACCATCGGTGACAGCTGGGTCGAGATCACCATCGCCAACGCGGGCGAACCGATCCCGCCGAAAACGCTCGAGCGCGTGTTCGAACCGTTCTTTACATCGCGCACACACGGTACGGGCCTGGGACTGCCGATATCGCAGCGCATTGTGGCTGCACACGGCGGCGAGATCGAATTGAAATCGGATGAAGGTGGAACGCGGGCAGTGGTGCGCCTGCCGACCGAGGCAGGCGCGGAGGAATCGACGCTATTCGATCAGGCAGCGCTGGACGCTGAGTCGGCCTGA
- the iscU gene encoding Fe-S cluster assembly scaffold IscU, with protein MAYSDKVIDHYENPRNVGVLDKAAVNVGTGMVGAPACGDVMRLQIQVNGQGVIEDAKFKTYGCGSAIASSSLLTEWVKGKTLDEARQIKNSEIAEELALPPVKVHCSVLAEDAIKAAIADYQSKQGQADSASSAA; from the coding sequence ATGGCTTACAGTGACAAGGTCATCGACCACTACGAAAACCCGCGCAATGTCGGGGTGCTCGACAAAGCGGCGGTCAACGTCGGTACCGGTATGGTCGGCGCACCTGCCTGCGGCGATGTGATGCGTCTGCAGATCCAGGTGAACGGTCAGGGTGTGATCGAAGACGCCAAGTTCAAGACCTACGGCTGCGGTTCGGCGATTGCATCCAGCTCACTGCTTACCGAGTGGGTCAAGGGCAAGACGCTCGACGAGGCGCGGCAGATCAAAAACTCCGAGATCGCCGAAGAGCTGGCGTTGCCGCCGGTCAAAGTACATTGCTCGGTACTCGCCGAAGACGCCATCAAGGCAGCGATCGCCGACTATCAATCCAAGCAGGGTCAGGCCGACTCAGCGTCCAGCGCTGCCTGA
- a CDS encoding Rrf2 family transcriptional regulator: MRLSTKGRYAVTAMLDLAINGKQGPVTLADISENQGISLSYLEQLFAALRGKGLVRGVRGPGGGYYLGRESDEISIADIICAVDEWVEFTRCKGRQNCQDGQRCLTHSLWDDLSQQIFIFLSDITLHDLVERGEVREAARREKKAESKVVGLKTEAA, encoded by the coding sequence ATGCGACTTTCAACCAAAGGCCGTTATGCAGTGACCGCGATGCTGGACCTGGCGATCAACGGCAAGCAGGGACCGGTCACCCTGGCAGACATCTCGGAGAACCAGGGCATCTCGCTCTCGTATCTTGAGCAGTTGTTCGCTGCGCTGCGCGGCAAAGGCCTGGTGCGCGGTGTACGTGGCCCGGGTGGCGGCTATTACCTCGGCCGCGAATCCGACGAGATTTCGATCGCCGACATCATCTGCGCGGTCGACGAATGGGTCGAGTTCACGCGCTGTAAGGGACGTCAGAACTGCCAGGACGGGCAGCGCTGTCTGACCCACAGCCTGTGGGACGACCTGAGCCAGCAGATCTTCATCTTCCTCAGCGACATCACGCTGCACGATCTGGTCGAGCGCGGCGAAGTACGCGAAGCGGCGCGTCGTGAGAAGAAGGCCGAATCCAAGGTTGTCGGCCTGAAGACCGAAGCGGCGTAA
- a CDS encoding DUF1249 domain-containing protein translates to MQFSRRTDLHRWLHTPPSVGDLQALCEENYQYLLSLIPQLKRLQGEHCSVRDEHQDLHLTIIEQTRYTTLIRLTYRFTHSDGNLSDPDALLRVYHDARQVEVEDLRQQTLPTDRLYEAPGLLNKWRLNLFVLKWLAFCVRQGHLFVDDVSALREPALGLT, encoded by the coding sequence ATGCAGTTCAGTCGCCGTACAGATTTACACCGCTGGTTGCACACGCCACCGTCTGTTGGTGACCTGCAGGCGTTGTGTGAAGAAAACTACCAGTATCTGCTCAGCCTGATTCCACAGCTCAAGCGTCTGCAGGGCGAGCATTGTTCGGTGCGCGACGAACACCAGGATCTGCATCTCACCATCATCGAGCAGACCCGCTACACCACGCTGATCCGCCTGACCTACCGCTTTACCCATTCCGACGGCAACCTGTCCGACCCGGATGCGTTGCTGCGCGTTTACCATGATGCCCGTCAGGTCGAGGTGGAAGACCTGCGCCAGCAGACCTTGCCGACCGATCGCCTGTACGAGGCGCCGGGCCTGCTGAACAAGTGGCGCCTCAACCTGTTCGTGCTGAAATGGCTGGCGTTCTGTGTTCGTCAGGGCCATCTGTTCGTCGACGACGTGAGCGCCCTGCGCGAGCCCGCCCTGGGTCTCACCTGA
- the trxA gene encoding thioredoxin gives MAVVELTKDNFEEVVTNNEFVIVDFWAPWCGPCRSFAPTYEKVSEDHPDIVFAKVNTEDEQEIAGHFQIRSIPTLMIFRDKIIIFSEAGALPESAFRELVTKAGELDMDEVRRQVADQQSGSQA, from the coding sequence ATGGCTGTCGTCGAGCTGACCAAAGACAACTTCGAAGAAGTTGTGACCAACAACGAATTCGTGATCGTGGATTTCTGGGCGCCGTGGTGTGGTCCTTGCCGGTCGTTCGCGCCGACCTACGAAAAGGTCTCTGAAGATCACCCGGATATCGTGTTCGCCAAGGTCAACACCGAAGACGAACAGGAGATCGCGGGGCATTTCCAGATTCGCTCAATCCCGACGCTGATGATCTTCCGTGACAAGATCATCATCTTCAGCGAAGCCGGCGCATTGCCCGAGTCGGCCTTCCGTGAACTGGTTACCAAGGCCGGCGAACTCGACATGGACGAAGTGCGCCGCCAGGTCGCAGATCAGCAATCCGGCAGCCAGGCCTGA
- the adk gene encoding adenylate kinase: MRVILLGGPGAGKGTQANFIKERYGIPQISTGDMLRAHVKAGSELGVAAKKIMDEGGLVSDDIIMGMVKERIKDDDCKKGYLFDGFPRTIPQAEALKEAGVPIDAVVEIDVPDAEIIKRMSGRRVHLASGRTYHVVFNPPKVEGKDDETGEPLIQRDDDQEETVKARLKVYHDQTEPLISFYSKEADAGNCKYVKINGVGSVDDIREGIFAGLDG, translated from the coding sequence ATGCGCGTAATTCTTCTTGGCGGCCCAGGTGCCGGCAAAGGAACCCAGGCCAACTTCATCAAAGAACGCTACGGCATCCCGCAGATCTCGACCGGAGACATGCTGCGGGCGCACGTCAAGGCCGGTAGCGAGCTGGGCGTCGCCGCGAAGAAGATCATGGACGAAGGCGGTCTGGTGTCGGACGACATCATCATGGGCATGGTCAAAGAGCGCATCAAAGACGACGACTGCAAGAAGGGTTACCTGTTCGACGGTTTCCCGCGCACGATTCCACAGGCCGAAGCACTGAAAGAGGCTGGCGTGCCGATCGATGCCGTGGTCGAGATCGACGTGCCCGATGCAGAGATCATCAAACGTATGTCGGGTCGCCGCGTGCACCTGGCATCGGGTCGTACCTATCACGTCGTATTCAATCCACCGAAGGTGGAAGGCAAGGACGATGAAACCGGCGAGCCGCTGATTCAACGCGACGACGACCAGGAAGAGACCGTCAAGGCGCGCCTCAAGGTCTATCACGACCAGACCGAGCCGCTGATCAGCTTCTACAGCAAAGAGGCCGATGCCGGTAACTGCAAGTATGTGAAGATCAATGGCGTCGGCAGTGTCGACGATATCCGCGAGGGCATCTTCGCCGGATTGGACGGCTGA
- a CDS encoding Crp/Fnr family transcriptional regulator: protein MSDIHSILSDARLVESGIAERRHYDGGQTIIEKGSEERGVYLIERGCVRVLERIELEDRRHIQPGICDLGEQEVFGELSLFDDGPRLATVVSVEPCDLLVYQAEALADYLDHHPEFGYVVLKELFNILTCRLRQTDRRLGSLFAWGLKAHGIDRHL from the coding sequence ATGTCCGATATCCACAGCATCCTCAGCGATGCCCGACTGGTCGAAAGCGGTATTGCCGAGCGCCGGCACTACGATGGTGGTCAGACAATCATCGAAAAGGGTTCCGAGGAACGCGGCGTCTATCTGATCGAGCGGGGCTGTGTCAGGGTGCTCGAACGCATCGAGCTCGAAGATCGGCGTCACATCCAGCCGGGTATCTGCGATCTGGGCGAGCAGGAGGTGTTCGGTGAACTCAGCCTGTTCGACGACGGCCCGCGCCTGGCGACGGTGGTGTCGGTCGAGCCGTGCGACCTGTTGGTTTACCAGGCCGAAGCCCTCGCAGACTATCTCGACCATCACCCCGAATTCGGCTACGTGGTGCTGAAAGAGTTGTTCAACATCCTTACCTGTCGCCTGCGCCAGACCGACCGTCGCCTGGGTTCGCTGTTTGCCTGGGGCCTGAAGGCGCATGGAATCGATCGGCATCTATAA
- a CDS encoding fumarylacetoacetate hydrolase family protein, translating to MKLARCIDSAGNTRWVQPLDNGRALACHGDNLFDGLRPGDDEVEVTRWLAPVRPTDIYCIGLNYRAHAAETGAKLPEHPVVFMKPSTAVADPDQPILLPAACEHGPEVDYEAELAVIIGKTARNVPVDRALDYVLGYTCANDVSARRWQKHAGGGQWVRGKSFDTFCPLGPVLVTADEIPDPQTLPIRSVLNGETMQSSNTGDMIFSVAELIAFLSRDTTLIPGTAILTGTPEGVGFARKPPVYLADGDRIEVSIDGIGTLSNPVKNA from the coding sequence GTGAAACTGGCCCGTTGTATCGACAGTGCAGGCAACACCCGCTGGGTACAGCCCCTCGACAATGGCCGCGCCCTCGCCTGCCATGGCGACAATCTTTTTGACGGCCTGCGCCCCGGCGACGACGAGGTCGAGGTGACGCGCTGGCTGGCGCCGGTGCGCCCGACCGACATCTACTGCATCGGCCTGAACTATCGTGCGCACGCCGCAGAGACCGGTGCCAAGCTGCCGGAGCATCCCGTGGTCTTTATGAAACCGAGCACGGCCGTAGCCGATCCCGATCAACCGATCCTGCTGCCGGCAGCCTGCGAACACGGCCCGGAAGTGGACTACGAAGCGGAGCTTGCCGTGATCATCGGCAAGACCGCGCGCAACGTGCCGGTCGATCGCGCGCTCGACTATGTGCTCGGCTATACCTGCGCCAACGATGTATCTGCGCGCCGCTGGCAGAAACACGCCGGCGGCGGTCAGTGGGTGCGCGGTAAGAGCTTCGATACCTTCTGCCCGCTCGGCCCGGTGCTGGTCACCGCCGACGAGATACCCGACCCACAGACGCTGCCGATCCGCTCGGTCCTCAACGGCGAGACGATGCAATCGAGCAACACCGGCGACATGATCTTCTCGGTAGCGGAGTTGATCGCCTTTCTGAGCCGCGACACCACGCTGATCCCGGGCACGGCGATTTTGACCGGCACACCGGAAGGCGTCGGCTTCGCGCGTAAACCGCCGGTCTACCTGGCCGACGGCGACCGCATCGAGGTCTCGATCGACGGCATCGGTACGCTGAGCAATCCGGTAAAGAACGCCTGA
- the htpG gene encoding molecular chaperone HtpG, translating to MTATAQKETLDFQAEVSQVLNLVIRSLYSNKEIFLRELISNASDAAEKLRFESLSNDALYEGDATLRIRVAVDQEAGTITIEDNGIGMSRQEVNETIGTIASSGTKKFLENLSGDKAKDSQLIGQFGVGFYSAFIVADKVTLTTRRAGMQADEGVRWESSGEGSYTVENVERAARGTEIVLHIREEDKEFLDGWRLRSIINKFSDHIAIPVEMLGEVPEPKEGEEPAKPEWEQVNRGTALWMRNKSDVTDEEYHEFYKNTCHDFEDPLTWAHNRVEGTNEYSSLLFVPSRAPFDMWDREQKHGVKLYVRRVFIMDEADKLMPHYLRFVKGVVDSDDLPLNVSREILQHDKKIDSIRSANVKRVLGLLEKLAKGDAEKYQTFWREFGKVLKEGPAEDFGNREKIAGLLRFTTTKSEGDAQDVSLDQYIERMAEKQEKIFYITADTLSAARNSPHLEVFKKKGIEVLLLTDRVDEWLVSHLTDFKDKHLQSVAKGELDLGELEDKEDKEKVEKATEEHKHLIERVKTALGDTVKEVRVSSRLTESPACLVVDHYDMSQNLARVLKQLGQDAPMPTPIIEINLEHPLLDRMDKETDEDKFAELAKVVFDQALLAEGGQLEDPAGFVHRLNRLMLDMSA from the coding sequence ATGACCGCGACTGCGCAGAAGGAAACCCTGGATTTTCAGGCCGAAGTCAGCCAGGTGCTGAACCTGGTGATCCGCTCACTCTATTCCAACAAAGAGATCTTTCTGCGGGAGCTGATCTCGAATGCCTCCGACGCGGCTGAGAAGCTGCGTTTCGAATCGCTCAGCAATGACGCCCTCTATGAAGGCGACGCGACGCTGCGCATCCGTGTGGCGGTCGATCAGGAAGCCGGCACGATCACGATCGAGGACAACGGCATCGGCATGAGCCGCCAGGAGGTCAACGAGACCATCGGCACGATCGCCAGCTCGGGCACCAAGAAATTCCTCGAGAACCTGTCGGGTGACAAGGCCAAGGACAGCCAACTCATCGGCCAGTTCGGTGTCGGCTTTTATTCCGCCTTCATCGTCGCCGACAAGGTCACCCTGACCACCCGTCGCGCCGGCATGCAGGCCGACGAGGGTGTGCGTTGGGAGTCGAGCGGCGAGGGCAGCTACACGGTCGAGAACGTCGAGCGCGCAGCGCGCGGTACCGAGATCGTGCTGCACATCCGCGAAGAAGACAAAGAATTCCTCGATGGCTGGCGCCTGCGCAGCATCATCAACAAATTTTCCGACCACATCGCAATCCCGGTCGAGATGCTCGGCGAGGTGCCGGAGCCTAAAGAGGGCGAAGAGCCCGCCAAGCCCGAGTGGGAGCAGGTCAACCGCGGCACGGCGCTGTGGATGCGCAACAAGTCGGACGTCACCGACGAGGAGTACCACGAGTTCTACAAGAACACCTGCCACGATTTCGAAGACCCACTGACCTGGGCGCACAACCGCGTCGAGGGCACCAATGAGTATTCGTCGCTGCTGTTCGTGCCGTCGCGTGCGCCGTTCGACATGTGGGACCGCGAACAGAAGCACGGCGTGAAGCTGTATGTGCGTCGCGTGTTCATCATGGACGAGGCCGACAAGCTGATGCCGCACTACCTGCGCTTCGTCAAAGGTGTCGTCGACTCCGATGATCTGCCGCTGAACGTGTCGCGCGAGATCCTGCAGCACGACAAGAAGATCGACAGCATCCGCTCGGCCAACGTCAAGCGTGTGCTCGGTCTGCTGGAGAAGCTGGCCAAAGGCGACGCCGAGAAGTACCAGACGTTCTGGCGCGAGTTCGGCAAGGTGCTGAAGGAAGGTCCGGCCGAAGACTTCGGCAACCGCGAAAAGATCGCCGGCCTGCTGCGCTTCACCACGACCAAGTCGGAGGGTGACGCGCAGGACGTCTCGCTCGATCAGTACATCGAGCGCATGGCAGAGAAGCAGGAGAAGATCTTCTACATCACTGCCGACACCCTGTCGGCCGCGCGCAACAGCCCGCATCTCGAGGTCTTCAAGAAGAAGGGCATCGAGGTATTGCTGCTGACCGACCGCGTCGATGAATGGCTGGTCTCGCACCTGACCGATTTCAAGGACAAGCACCTGCAGTCGGTCGCCAAGGGTGAACTCGATCTGGGTGAGCTCGAAGACAAGGAAGACAAGGAAAAGGTCGAGAAGGCGACCGAAGAGCACAAGCACCTGATCGAGCGCGTCAAAACGGCCCTGGGCGACACCGTCAAAGAGGTGCGCGTGTCGAGCCGCCTGACCGAATCACCGGCCTGCCTGGTAGTCGATCACTACGACATGAGCCAGAACCTGGCGCGCGTACTCAAGCAGCTCGGCCAGGATGCACCGATGCCGACGCCGATCATCGAGATCAACCTCGAACACCCGTTGCTCGACCGTATGGACAAGGAGACCGACGAAGACAAATTCGCCGAGCTGGCCAAGGTCGTGTTCGACCAGGCACTGCTGGCTGAAGGTGGTCAGTTGGAAGACCCGGCCGGTTTCGTCCACCGCCTGAACCGGCTGATGCTCGATATGTCGGCCTGA